A window of Daphnia pulicaria isolate SC F1-1A chromosome 10, SC_F0-13Bv2, whole genome shotgun sequence contains these coding sequences:
- the LOC124314674 gene encoding pollen-specific leucine-rich repeat extensin-like protein 1 isoform X2 — protein sequence MELNSLIFLLMLVYCSQTVSSIEIITESSRLWPNPFDRLFNATKFIRKPESQEKPDLEFYHPDDLKLLHTVKSQKIIPPKQLTNDQQQPYPIAKLVEELFPGFKFTTSRPRKSTHPPAPTSKEKVNRPVRKSGSAPKKKRKHSKPFWGPPITTTSPRPRFYTRPTTRQNPLKNSQEDNIEDSEEHRPLDEDFLAVANPPTTKNSEAPVIKIKPSHPFWGPPFATSTTWPPYNTRTASSAIPRETEDDFPFHLSNVAINNNDISEHSTPFSPNVAELKQSYDQANSNERTLPEHFREPVHLKPGPPYHETTSKQQQQQQEHHDPLDQNIWHPLTQTVTEPTFIPIPPKSDLPQQQLLEPGVADNHEQHFPIYSGITPILDVSQLQSKETDSLASYPKKTYPHPAKPETHVIYHQPPATHNNYYHPPTGLTHVDFSPIFLAIVPIALFLGAAAAFALASAVTSSTAVATAQQQQQQQEESNSNNNNDNNSNNNNMNTILSLLAAFNEVKKHHDDSHKIVIVTDEPDLTKVAATDVPAVTIDPPPSPSPSPSLPPSLPPSPSPPPSPPPSPSPSLSLSGPFFVKVNLSTTPTPPGEYDHKKMMYYHHMNGVT from the exons ATGGAATTAAATTCACTGATATTCCTGTTGATGTTAGTCTACTGCTCTCAGACTGTTTCCAGCATAGAAATAATCACAGAGTCGAGTCGTCTTTGGCCAAATCCTTTTGACAGGCTTTTTAATGCCACCAAGTTTATTCGCAAACCCGAATCGCAGGAGAAACCGGATTTGGAATTTTACCATCCCGACGATCTGAAACTGTTGCATACGGTCAAGAGTCAAAAGATAATTCCTCCGAAACAGCTCACCAATGATCAGCAGCAGCCTTATCCAATCGCAAAACTCGTCGAGGAACTGTTCCCCGGCTTCAAGTTCACCACTTCGCGACCACGGAAATCCACTCATCCGCCAGCACCTACAAGCAAGGAAAAAGTCAACCGACCTGTTAGAAAATCAG gaagcgcacctaagaaaaaaagaaagcattCAAAACCTTTCTGGGGTCCTCCTATTACAACTACGTCACCTCGACCAAGGTTTTACACGAGACCAACTACGAGACAGAATCCTTTGAAAAACAGCCAAGAGGACAACATTGAAGACTCTGAAGAGCACAGGCCATTGG ATGAGGACTTCTTGGCCGTAGCCAATCCGCCCACTACGAAAAATTCAG aAGCTCCGGTGATAAAAATAAAGCCTTCTCATCCTTTCTGGGGCCCTCCATTTGCAACGTCAACTACCTGGCCGCCGTACAACACGAGAACAGCGTCATCTGCGATTCCTCGCGAAACGGAAGACGATTTTCCCTTCCATCTTTCCAACGTTgccatcaacaacaacgaTATTTCTGAGCACAGCACCCCATTTA GCCCAAACGTTGCGGAACTGAAACAATCTTACGACCAAGCGAACAGTAATGAGCGTACACTACCGGAACACTTCCGAGAGCCGGTCCATTTGAAGCCCGGCCCACCGTATCACGAAACAACGAgtaagcaacaacaacaacaacaggagcaTCATGATCCGTTGGACCAAAACATCTGGCATCCGCTCACGCAAACAGTTACGGAGCCGACGTTTATCCCGATACCCCCCAAATCGGACTTGCCGCAACAGCAGCTGCTGGAACCGGGAGTCGCAGACAATCACGAGCAACACTTTCCTATCTATTCCGGCATCACCCCCATTCTGGATGTGAGCCAGCTTCAATCAAAGGAAACCGACT CTTTGGCTTCGTACCCGAAGAAGACCTATCCGCATCCCGCCAAACCGGAAACTCACGTTATTTATCACCAACCACCTGCGACGCACAACAATTACTATCACCCGCCGACTGGGCTGACTCACGTGGATTTCAGTCCGATATTCTTGGCCATCGTCCCGATCGCCTTGTTCTTGGGTGCAGCGGCAGCTTTCGCATTGGCATCCGCAGTGACTTCCAGCACGGCAGTGGCGACAgctcaacagcagcaacaacaacaagaagagagcaacagcaacaacaataatgataacaacagcaacaacaacaacatgaacACCATTCTATCTCTGCTGGCAGCATTCAACGAAGTCAAGAAACATCACGATGACAGTCACAAGATTGTCATCGTCACCGATGAGCCGGATCTTACTAAGGTGGCCGCCACTGATGTCCCTGCTGTAACGATCGACCCGCCGCCGTCGCCGTCACCGTCGCCGTCGCTTCCGCCTTCGCTTCCACCTTCGCCTTCGCCGCCGCCTTCGCCGCCGCCTTCGCCCTCGCCCTCGCTATCCTTATCAGGGCCGTTCTTCGTCAAAGTAAATTTATCAACGACGCCAACTCCGCCAGGAGAGTACGACCACAAAAAGATGATGTATTATCACCATATGAATGGAGTTACGTGA
- the LOC124314765 gene encoding UDP-GlcNAc:betaGal beta-1,3-N-acetylglucosaminyltransferase-like protein 1 yields MEPTNDQYDIAIILPVYNASSWLPDCFRSIACQVKNKLKVELSVFDDGSTDDSLDVIEKWQPVLEAEGFKVLVGGHKEPAPKGVGFAKNQSIKQSTGKFLCFQDSDDMMKPERLNLQYNANLEQPDSIIGSKFERDPPESTVRYTHWANSLTPEQLNYQVLTSHGPTVIMPTWFCSREIFNRVGGFDEKGKGTPEDLIFFYRHLDLKGRIYRVDEVLLVYRYHPDQTTFSIDEKVIWDLRLKRLERQYLEKWTNGFTVWNAGKQGRRLYRSLQEQYRTRVVSFCDVDVRKIQQGNYIYENSELRPKPKVPIVHFTTAKPPFVICVKMDLTKGEFEKNLHSLNLLENVDYVMFS; encoded by the exons ATGGAGCCAACTAATGATCAATATGATATT GCAATTATTTTACCAGTTTACAACGCAAGCAGCTGGCTTCCAGATTGTTTCCGTTCAATAGCATGTCAAGTCAAAAACAAACTGAAAGTTGAACTCAGTGTTTTTGATGATGGATCAACAGATGACAGCTTAGATGTAATAGAAAAGTGGCAGCCAGTACTAGAAGCTGAAGGTTTCAAAGTTTTGGTTGGCGGCCACAAAGAACCAGCACCTAAAGGAG TTGGTTTTGCTAAAAATCAGAGTATCAAACAGAGCACAGGGAAATTTCTTTGCTTCCAAGATAGT GATGACATGATGAAGCCTGAAAGGTTGAATCTTCAATATAATGCCAATTTGGAGCAGCCAGATTCT ATAATAGGTAGTAAATTTGAACGCGATCCACCGGAATCCACCGTAAGATACACTCATTGGGCCAACAGTCTAACACCAGAGCAACTTAATTATCAAGTACTCACTTCTCATGGACCCACAGTTATCATGCCTACATGGTTCTGTTCACGAGAAATTTTCAACAG GGTCGGGGGATTTGACGAGAAAGGAAAGGGAACGCCAGAAGATTTAATCTTCTTTTATCGACATCTAGATTTGAAAGGACGGATATACCGAGTTGACGAAGTACTTTTAGTTTACCGCTACCATCCAGACCAGACCACCTTCTCTATCGATGA GAAAGTTATCTGGGATTTGCGTTTGAAGCGTCTAGAACGGCAGTACTTGGAAAAGTGGACTAATGGCTTCACAGTTTGGAACGCCGGGAAACAAGGGCGTCGATTATACCGTTCCTTGCAAGAGCAATACCGAACGAGAGTTGTGAGCTTCTGCGATGTTGATGTGAGAAAGATTCAACAaggaaattacatctatgaaAATTCGGAATTGCGCCCGAAACCCAAAGTACCCATTGTGCATTTCACCACGGCTAAACCACCGTTCGTTATTTGTGTGAAAATG GACCTGACGAAAGgagagtttgaaaaaaatttgcattcaCTCAATTTGCTTGAAAATGTCGACTATGTCATGTTCAGTTAA
- the LOC124314674 gene encoding pollen-specific leucine-rich repeat extensin-like protein 1 isoform X1: MELNSLIFLLMLVYCSQTVSSIEIITESSRLWPNPFDRLFNATKFIRKPESQEKPDLEFYHPDDLKLLHTVKSQKIIPPKQLTNDQQQPYPIAKLVEELFPGFKFTTSRPRKSTHPPAPTSKEKVNRPVRKSGSAPKKKRKHSKPFWGPPITTTSPRPRFYTRPTTRQNPLKNSQEDNIEDSEEHRPLDEDFLAVANPPTTKNSEAPVIKIKPSHPFWGPPFATSTTWPPYNTRTASSAIPRETEDDFPFHLSNVAINNNDISEHSTPFSPNVAELKQSYDQANSNERTLPEHFREPVHLKPGPPYHETTSKQQQQQQEHHDPLDQNIWHPLTQTVTEPTFIPIPPKSDLPQQQLLEPGVADNHEQHFPIYSGITPILDVSQLQSKETDSAALASYPKKTYPHPAKPETHVIYHQPPATHNNYYHPPTGLTHVDFSPIFLAIVPIALFLGAAAAFALASAVTSSTAVATAQQQQQQQEESNSNNNNDNNSNNNNMNTILSLLAAFNEVKKHHDDSHKIVIVTDEPDLTKVAATDVPAVTIDPPPSPSPSPSLPPSLPPSPSPPPSPPPSPSPSLSLSGPFFVKVNLSTTPTPPGEYDHKKMMYYHHMNGVT, from the exons ATGGAATTAAATTCACTGATATTCCTGTTGATGTTAGTCTACTGCTCTCAGACTGTTTCCAGCATAGAAATAATCACAGAGTCGAGTCGTCTTTGGCCAAATCCTTTTGACAGGCTTTTTAATGCCACCAAGTTTATTCGCAAACCCGAATCGCAGGAGAAACCGGATTTGGAATTTTACCATCCCGACGATCTGAAACTGTTGCATACGGTCAAGAGTCAAAAGATAATTCCTCCGAAACAGCTCACCAATGATCAGCAGCAGCCTTATCCAATCGCAAAACTCGTCGAGGAACTGTTCCCCGGCTTCAAGTTCACCACTTCGCGACCACGGAAATCCACTCATCCGCCAGCACCTACAAGCAAGGAAAAAGTCAACCGACCTGTTAGAAAATCAG gaagcgcacctaagaaaaaaagaaagcattCAAAACCTTTCTGGGGTCCTCCTATTACAACTACGTCACCTCGACCAAGGTTTTACACGAGACCAACTACGAGACAGAATCCTTTGAAAAACAGCCAAGAGGACAACATTGAAGACTCTGAAGAGCACAGGCCATTGG ATGAGGACTTCTTGGCCGTAGCCAATCCGCCCACTACGAAAAATTCAG aAGCTCCGGTGATAAAAATAAAGCCTTCTCATCCTTTCTGGGGCCCTCCATTTGCAACGTCAACTACCTGGCCGCCGTACAACACGAGAACAGCGTCATCTGCGATTCCTCGCGAAACGGAAGACGATTTTCCCTTCCATCTTTCCAACGTTgccatcaacaacaacgaTATTTCTGAGCACAGCACCCCATTTA GCCCAAACGTTGCGGAACTGAAACAATCTTACGACCAAGCGAACAGTAATGAGCGTACACTACCGGAACACTTCCGAGAGCCGGTCCATTTGAAGCCCGGCCCACCGTATCACGAAACAACGAgtaagcaacaacaacaacaacaggagcaTCATGATCCGTTGGACCAAAACATCTGGCATCCGCTCACGCAAACAGTTACGGAGCCGACGTTTATCCCGATACCCCCCAAATCGGACTTGCCGCAACAGCAGCTGCTGGAACCGGGAGTCGCAGACAATCACGAGCAACACTTTCCTATCTATTCCGGCATCACCCCCATTCTGGATGTGAGCCAGCTTCAATCAAAGGAAACCGACT CTGCAGCTTTGGCTTCGTACCCGAAGAAGACCTATCCGCATCCCGCCAAACCGGAAACTCACGTTATTTATCACCAACCACCTGCGACGCACAACAATTACTATCACCCGCCGACTGGGCTGACTCACGTGGATTTCAGTCCGATATTCTTGGCCATCGTCCCGATCGCCTTGTTCTTGGGTGCAGCGGCAGCTTTCGCATTGGCATCCGCAGTGACTTCCAGCACGGCAGTGGCGACAgctcaacagcagcaacaacaacaagaagagagcaacagcaacaacaataatgataacaacagcaacaacaacaacatgaacACCATTCTATCTCTGCTGGCAGCATTCAACGAAGTCAAGAAACATCACGATGACAGTCACAAGATTGTCATCGTCACCGATGAGCCGGATCTTACTAAGGTGGCCGCCACTGATGTCCCTGCTGTAACGATCGACCCGCCGCCGTCGCCGTCACCGTCGCCGTCGCTTCCGCCTTCGCTTCCACCTTCGCCTTCGCCGCCGCCTTCGCCGCCGCCTTCGCCCTCGCCCTCGCTATCCTTATCAGGGCCGTTCTTCGTCAAAGTAAATTTATCAACGACGCCAACTCCGCCAGGAGAGTACGACCACAAAAAGATGATGTATTATCACCATATGAATGGAGTTACGTGA
- the LOC124314674 gene encoding probable basic-leucine zipper transcription factor R isoform X3 — translation MELNSLIFLLMLVYCSQTVSSIEIITESSRLWPNPFDRLFNATKFIRKPESQEKPDLEFYHPDDLKLLHTVKSQKIIPPKQLTNDQQQPYPIAKLVEELFPGFKFTTSRPRKSTHPPAPTSKEKVNRPVRKSGSAPKKKRKHSKPFWGPPITTTSPRPRFYTRPTTRQNPLKNSQEDNIEDSEEHRPLDEDFLAVANPPTTKNSASSAIPRETEDDFPFHLSNVAINNNDISEHSTPFSPNVAELKQSYDQANSNERTLPEHFREPVHLKPGPPYHETTSKQQQQQQEHHDPLDQNIWHPLTQTVTEPTFIPIPPKSDLPQQQLLEPGVADNHEQHFPIYSGITPILDVSQLQSKETDSAALASYPKKTYPHPAKPETHVIYHQPPATHNNYYHPPTGLTHVDFSPIFLAIVPIALFLGAAAAFALASAVTSSTAVATAQQQQQQQEESNSNNNNDNNSNNNNMNTILSLLAAFNEVKKHHDDSHKIVIVTDEPDLTKVAATDVPAVTIDPPPSPSPSPSLPPSLPPSPSPPPSPPPSPSPSLSLSGPFFVKVNLSTTPTPPGEYDHKKMMYYHHMNGVT, via the exons ATGGAATTAAATTCACTGATATTCCTGTTGATGTTAGTCTACTGCTCTCAGACTGTTTCCAGCATAGAAATAATCACAGAGTCGAGTCGTCTTTGGCCAAATCCTTTTGACAGGCTTTTTAATGCCACCAAGTTTATTCGCAAACCCGAATCGCAGGAGAAACCGGATTTGGAATTTTACCATCCCGACGATCTGAAACTGTTGCATACGGTCAAGAGTCAAAAGATAATTCCTCCGAAACAGCTCACCAATGATCAGCAGCAGCCTTATCCAATCGCAAAACTCGTCGAGGAACTGTTCCCCGGCTTCAAGTTCACCACTTCGCGACCACGGAAATCCACTCATCCGCCAGCACCTACAAGCAAGGAAAAAGTCAACCGACCTGTTAGAAAATCAG gaagcgcacctaagaaaaaaagaaagcattCAAAACCTTTCTGGGGTCCTCCTATTACAACTACGTCACCTCGACCAAGGTTTTACACGAGACCAACTACGAGACAGAATCCTTTGAAAAACAGCCAAGAGGACAACATTGAAGACTCTGAAGAGCACAGGCCATTGG ATGAGGACTTCTTGGCCGTAGCCAATCCGCCCACTACGAAAAATTCAG CGTCATCTGCGATTCCTCGCGAAACGGAAGACGATTTTCCCTTCCATCTTTCCAACGTTgccatcaacaacaacgaTATTTCTGAGCACAGCACCCCATTTA GCCCAAACGTTGCGGAACTGAAACAATCTTACGACCAAGCGAACAGTAATGAGCGTACACTACCGGAACACTTCCGAGAGCCGGTCCATTTGAAGCCCGGCCCACCGTATCACGAAACAACGAgtaagcaacaacaacaacaacaggagcaTCATGATCCGTTGGACCAAAACATCTGGCATCCGCTCACGCAAACAGTTACGGAGCCGACGTTTATCCCGATACCCCCCAAATCGGACTTGCCGCAACAGCAGCTGCTGGAACCGGGAGTCGCAGACAATCACGAGCAACACTTTCCTATCTATTCCGGCATCACCCCCATTCTGGATGTGAGCCAGCTTCAATCAAAGGAAACCGACT CTGCAGCTTTGGCTTCGTACCCGAAGAAGACCTATCCGCATCCCGCCAAACCGGAAACTCACGTTATTTATCACCAACCACCTGCGACGCACAACAATTACTATCACCCGCCGACTGGGCTGACTCACGTGGATTTCAGTCCGATATTCTTGGCCATCGTCCCGATCGCCTTGTTCTTGGGTGCAGCGGCAGCTTTCGCATTGGCATCCGCAGTGACTTCCAGCACGGCAGTGGCGACAgctcaacagcagcaacaacaacaagaagagagcaacagcaacaacaataatgataacaacagcaacaacaacaacatgaacACCATTCTATCTCTGCTGGCAGCATTCAACGAAGTCAAGAAACATCACGATGACAGTCACAAGATTGTCATCGTCACCGATGAGCCGGATCTTACTAAGGTGGCCGCCACTGATGTCCCTGCTGTAACGATCGACCCGCCGCCGTCGCCGTCACCGTCGCCGTCGCTTCCGCCTTCGCTTCCACCTTCGCCTTCGCCGCCGCCTTCGCCGCCGCCTTCGCCCTCGCCCTCGCTATCCTTATCAGGGCCGTTCTTCGTCAAAGTAAATTTATCAACGACGCCAACTCCGCCAGGAGAGTACGACCACAAAAAGATGATGTATTATCACCATATGAATGGAGTTACGTGA